The following nucleotide sequence is from Coriobacteriia bacterium.
GCCAGCAACGGCCGGGCGCGCGCCATGTAGTCGAGAAGCAGCTGGGCGCCGTGGCCCTGCGGGAGATGCGCCGCTATGGGCCGATCGGAGATGTCGTGCGGTGGTGTGAAACGCACGTCGAGTAGCTCGGGATGGTCCTTGACCACCAGGATGTGTCGGTAGGCGACGCCGGGGTAGAGCGTGAAGGTCTCGTCGTTCAGGGCGGTCGCAATGTCGGTGACGATCGCGCCCGACTCCTCGGTGGCGATGCCTCCGCACGAGTACGACGCCATGATGCCGTCGGCGACCGTCACGAGGTTGAGCCGCAGCGCGACCTCGTTGGGGGCGAGTTCGATGCCCATGCTCGCGGCCTCGATCGCTCCGCGGCCAACATAGTCGGCGACCGGGTCGTAGCCCAAGATCGACGTGCACGCTGCCGAGGAGGACGGCTCGGTGCCGTCCGGAATGGTCTTGGCGACCCCGACCCGGCCCTCTCGGGCCAGCGCGTCGAGATGCGGCGTCTCGGCCGCCTGAAGCGTCGTCTTGCCGCCCGGGCCCTCCAAGGGCCAGCCTGCGGCTCCATCCAGAATCACGATGACGTACTTCAACACGTCCCCCCTTGGGTAGTCGTACTCGTAGAAGCGTA
It contains:
- the apgM gene encoding 2,3-bisphosphoglycerate-independent phosphoglycerate mutase, producing MKYVIVILDGAAGWPLEGPGGKTTLQAAETPHLDALAREGRVGVAKTIPDGTEPSSSAACTSILGYDPVADYVGRGAIEAASMGIELAPNEVALRLNLVTVADGIMASYSCGGIATEESGAIVTDIATALNDETFTLYPGVAYRHILVVKDHPELLDVRFTPPHDISDRPIAAHLPQGHGAQLLLDYMARARPLLANSGINRCRAAGGQPAATDVWPFWPGVAPSGMVPFAELRGVTGAMTSGVDLLNGLAVLAGMSRLEIIGVTGGPDNDYAAQAEGALEALYDHGLVVIHVEAPDEEGHEGNAEGKIAAIAAIDREVVSGGGGRGG